One window from the genome of Lentibacillus daqui encodes:
- a CDS encoding aminotransferase: MKINHFKIEEWMNEYEGGAVYNLAETCVDSLTLRELIELNNDSYETFFENLSDKKLTYGHIEGSPEFRNAVAGLYDNVNPENVLAMNGAIGSNFLLLYSLVEKGDEVVSVHPTYQQLYDVPESFGADVKKLELRAENKFLPDLDELRGLVSGKTKLIIINNPNNPSGAVMERDLLQEIVEIAKSVDAYVLCDEVYRNLLQNPDADVPSIVDIYEKGISTSSMSKVLSLAGLRLGWIAAGEDVIAECIKHRDYTTISCGMLDDILAVHAIKNYEHIMDRNLKIIHDNFEILDQWIQQEPKMSYVKPQAGTTAMIHFDYDMSSVDFCIGLYEMNGAFLAPGSCFDLEGTVRIGYACSTEVLKGGLEKVSEYLRELEVEG; encoded by the coding sequence ATGAAAATCAATCATTTTAAAATTGAAGAATGGATGAATGAATACGAAGGCGGAGCAGTATATAACTTAGCAGAAACATGTGTAGATTCACTGACATTACGAGAGTTGATTGAACTTAATAATGATTCATACGAAACATTCTTTGAGAATCTTTCCGATAAGAAATTAACTTACGGACATATTGAAGGCTCTCCGGAATTTAGAAACGCAGTAGCTGGATTATATGATAATGTAAACCCGGAAAATGTATTAGCAATGAATGGAGCTATAGGATCGAATTTTCTTTTGTTGTATTCATTAGTAGAAAAAGGAGATGAAGTGGTAAGTGTTCACCCAACTTATCAGCAACTATATGACGTACCAGAATCCTTTGGTGCAGATGTGAAAAAATTAGAATTAAGAGCTGAAAATAAGTTTCTTCCAGATTTAGATGAACTGAGAGGACTTGTTAGTGGTAAAACAAAGCTTATTATAATCAATAATCCAAATAACCCATCAGGTGCGGTAATGGAAAGAGATCTGCTTCAAGAAATTGTTGAGATTGCAAAATCGGTTGATGCTTATGTACTATGCGATGAAGTTTATCGTAATTTGTTACAGAATCCTGATGCGGATGTTCCGTCAATTGTAGATATTTATGAAAAAGGAATTAGTACAAGCAGTATGTCAAAAGTATTGTCTTTAGCAGGGTTACGCCTTGGGTGGATAGCTGCAGGAGAAGATGTTATAGCGGAATGTATAAAACATCGCGATTATACAACAATCAGCTGTGGCATGTTAGATGATATATTAGCGGTTCATGCTATTAAGAATTACGAACATATAATGGACCGAAATTTGAAAATCATACATGATAATTTTGAAATACTAGATCAATGGATTCAACAAGAACCTAAAATGAGTTATGTTAAGCCACAAGCAGGAACAACTGCAATGATTCACTTTGATTATGACATGTCTTCTGTTGATTTTTGTATAGGGTTATATGAAATGAACGGAGCGTTTTTAGCACCAGGTAGCTGTTTTGACTTGGAGGGAACGGTAAGGATAGGATACGCATGCAGTACAGAAGTATTGAAAGGAGGATTGGAGAAGGTATCGGAATATTTGAGGGAGTTAGAAGTTGAGGGATAA
- a CDS encoding mandelate racemase/muconate lactonizing enzyme family protein, whose translation MKIKKVEIFGLTMNLIKPFIISYNHFDDMPVILVRMETEDGYFGWGESVPDPYVTGETWESTLEIINHELAPLVIDDSPFNLNLIHQKMNERIFHVPAAKAAIDLALYDLVGNILSQPVYRLIGGKTHSHLDIPNVISILPPKKMAKEAAELLKKGIRHVKIKVGTDVETDIERIRQVSQVLPKKVKLRVDANQGWTVTEAVYVIEQTRDCRVEWYEQPTKAGDHKAMAEVRNATHVQIMADESIHDISDLIELNKYRGADFINIKLMKTGGIYPALKLASLAESLGLFCQVGSMVETAVGTMAGAHLSLSQYIIRSNEMVGPLMFKDDVGETEYRDSRIIVSDRSGFGLNVNEEFVRNKAVKYYNKHS comes from the coding sequence ATGAAGATTAAAAAAGTAGAAATTTTTGGCTTGACAATGAATCTTATTAAACCCTTTATCATTTCTTATAACCATTTTGATGATATGCCAGTTATCTTGGTTCGAATGGAAACTGAAGATGGATATTTCGGCTGGGGAGAATCCGTTCCAGATCCCTATGTTACAGGAGAGACTTGGGAAAGTACACTGGAAATTATTAATCATGAATTAGCTCCTCTTGTAATTGATGATAGTCCGTTTAATCTGAATCTCATTCATCAAAAAATGAATGAAAGAATTTTTCATGTGCCAGCAGCAAAAGCAGCTATAGATTTAGCGTTGTACGACTTAGTGGGGAATATTTTAAGCCAACCTGTTTACCGGCTAATTGGTGGAAAAACTCATAGCCATTTAGATATTCCCAATGTGATTAGCATCCTGCCGCCGAAAAAAATGGCAAAAGAAGCCGCGGAACTTTTGAAAAAAGGGATTAGACATGTGAAAATCAAAGTGGGAACAGACGTTGAAACGGATATTGAGCGTATCCGTCAGGTCAGCCAAGTTCTTCCTAAAAAAGTCAAATTGCGCGTCGATGCTAATCAAGGCTGGACAGTGACTGAAGCTGTATATGTGATAGAGCAGACACGTGATTGTCGTGTTGAATGGTATGAGCAGCCGACAAAAGCTGGGGACCATAAGGCGATGGCAGAGGTTAGAAATGCTACACATGTTCAAATTATGGCTGATGAAAGTATTCATGATATATCTGATTTAATAGAATTGAACAAATATAGAGGTGCCGACTTTATTAATATTAAGCTGATGAAAACAGGCGGGATTTACCCAGCACTAAAATTAGCAAGTCTGGCTGAATCTTTAGGACTGTTCTGTCAAGTGGGTTCAATGGTTGAAACAGCAGTTGGAACAATGGCAGGTGCACACCTTTCACTATCACAGTACATTATTCGTTCTAATGAAATGGTTGGCCCATTGATGTTTAAAGATGATGTTGGCGAAACAGAATATCGTGATAGTAGAATAATTGTTAGTGATCGTTCTGGGTTTGGATTAAATGTAAATGAGGAGTTTGTAAGAAATAAAGCGGTAAAATATTATAATAAACATAGTTAA
- a CDS encoding threonine ammonia-lyase, which translates to MVLHVTYQDVLKAYKRVKGRVNHTPLVESTKLSSQTDANIWFKLENFQKTGSFKVRGALNKLNVLTEKELKNGVTTASAGNHAQGLAYAAALKNVSAKIVVPETTPEVKLEGIRQLGGEIIVKGKTYDEAEKYAYQFVEESGRLFVEAFEDDDIIAGQGTAALESFLKEPDFDAVVVPAGGGGLICGTALVAKAINPNIKVIGVQTHASPPWYYSYKSGKIVDVEYQDSYAEGLHGGIGQGNFELVKKVVDEFVLVEEESVAKAVYWLANEHHYMIEGSGAVGVAAFQEGLLDHLKGKKVLNLISGGNIDMKRLAEFIKKFGEVENED; encoded by the coding sequence ATGGTACTTCATGTAACATATCAAGATGTATTAAAGGCATATAAAAGAGTAAAGGGACGTGTAAATCATACGCCATTAGTTGAATCAACCAAGCTATCTTCACAAACAGATGCAAATATATGGTTTAAATTAGAAAACTTTCAAAAGACTGGATCATTCAAAGTTAGAGGTGCATTAAATAAACTGAATGTATTAACTGAAAAAGAATTAAAAAATGGCGTAACAACTGCCTCAGCTGGAAACCATGCTCAAGGCCTGGCATATGCGGCTGCATTGAAAAATGTTTCAGCTAAAATTGTCGTTCCTGAAACAACACCTGAAGTAAAATTGGAAGGGATCCGCCAACTGGGCGGGGAAATCATTGTTAAAGGAAAAACATATGATGAAGCTGAGAAATATGCATATCAATTTGTAGAAGAATCCGGACGATTGTTTGTTGAAGCATTTGAAGATGATGATATTATTGCAGGTCAAGGAACAGCGGCTTTAGAATCATTTTTAAAGGAGCCGGATTTTGATGCAGTTGTCGTTCCAGCTGGCGGAGGGGGATTAATTTGCGGAACTGCACTCGTTGCAAAAGCAATTAACCCGAATATAAAGGTAATAGGCGTACAGACACATGCTTCGCCTCCTTGGTACTATTCCTATAAATCCGGAAAAATTGTAGATGTAGAATATCAGGATTCTTATGCAGAAGGCTTGCATGGTGGAATTGGACAAGGAAATTTTGAGCTTGTGAAGAAGGTTGTGGATGAATTTGTATTAGTTGAAGAGGAGAGCGTAGCGAAAGCTGTCTATTGGTTAGCCAATGAACATCATTATATGATTGAAGGTTCAGGAGCTGTTGGGGTAGCAGCATTTCAAGAAGGCTTATTAGATCATCTGAAAGGGAAAAAGGTGCTTAATCTCATTTCTGGTGGCAATATTGATATGAAAAGGTTAGCAGAATTTATTAAGAAATTTGGTGAAGTGGAAAATGAAGATTAA
- a CDS encoding M20 metallopeptidase family protein: MNLSIMAKLTAEAIEDRRYLHQYPELSWQEYETAKYVKQRLESLNIELMDYSLPRVIGYIKGTQDEETIALRADMDALPVQEEGEKIYQSQNEGVSHACGHDGHIAVLLAAAKWLSKNKKEISPNIVLIFQPSEEIEPSGANDLIEKGVLKNVDAVYGFHLWQGLEKGKIGLSHGPMMGSSDDFIITIEGSGGHGSMPHATVDPTYICSHVIQALQSIVSRNTDPIQTKVISIGSIEAGKTYNIIPNTVTMKGTVRGFSIEVVDYIEKRMREIISGICHSFHAKGTLEYIKGTPPLINHVEQSRRVEQIVRREFKDDVFKEIPPVMSAEDFSHYLLHRPGAFTFVGMGGENSKYPHHHARFEIDEEVLADAIELIIQIVRDYR, translated from the coding sequence ATGAATCTATCCATTATGGCCAAACTTACTGCAGAGGCAATTGAAGACCGCAGATATTTACACCAATATCCAGAATTGTCGTGGCAAGAATATGAAACAGCAAAGTATGTCAAACAGCGTTTAGAATCATTGAATATTGAATTGATGGATTATTCTCTTCCGCGAGTGATTGGTTATATAAAAGGGACACAGGACGAGGAGACAATTGCATTGCGGGCAGACATGGATGCGCTGCCAGTACAAGAAGAAGGAGAGAAAATATACCAATCGCAAAATGAAGGCGTTTCACATGCTTGTGGACACGATGGCCATATAGCTGTGTTGTTAGCTGCGGCAAAGTGGCTTTCTAAAAACAAAAAAGAGATTTCACCTAATATTGTATTGATTTTTCAGCCGTCTGAGGAAATTGAACCGAGTGGTGCAAATGATCTTATTGAGAAAGGTGTCCTTAAGAATGTTGATGCAGTTTATGGTTTTCACTTATGGCAAGGTTTAGAAAAAGGTAAAATTGGTCTTTCTCATGGTCCGATGATGGGATCTTCAGATGATTTTATTATTACCATTGAAGGGTCCGGTGGTCATGGTTCTATGCCACATGCAACAGTAGATCCAACTTATATTTGTTCACATGTTATTCAAGCATTGCAGTCCATCGTAAGCCGTAATACAGACCCCATTCAAACAAAAGTTATATCGATAGGCAGCATAGAAGCGGGAAAAACGTATAATATTATTCCAAATACAGTAACTATGAAAGGGACAGTACGTGGTTTTTCAATAGAGGTAGTCGACTATATTGAAAAACGGATGCGTGAAATAATCAGCGGGATTTGTCATTCCTTTCACGCAAAAGGAACATTGGAATATATAAAGGGAACACCACCATTAATCAATCATGTTGAGCAGAGTCGACGAGTAGAGCAGATTGTTCGACGGGAGTTTAAGGATGATGTATTTAAGGAAATTCCTCCTGTAATGAGTGCAGAAGATTTCTCGCATTATTTACTTCATCGACCTGGAGCTTTTACATTTGTGGGAATGGGTGGAGAAAACAGCAAATACCCTCACCATCATGCACGTTTTGAAATAGATGAGGAAGTTTTGGCAGATGCTATTGAACTGATTATTCAAATAGTTAGAGATTATCGATAA
- a CDS encoding YfcC family protein, with protein MSELNENYDDSRKHGKFKVPHVYVIIFSLIVIAAISTYFIPAGEYDRTEIDGRAVVVDGSYKGIESEPVGFLDIFQSVHQGMVNGAEIIFFIFIIGGAFGIFRATGALDNAVTSITQKMNGKDIYLIPVLMVFFALGGAIFGMAEETIPYIMIITPLALLLGYDSIVGAAIVLGGASAGFSAAFMNPFTVGVAQSIAELPIYSGFVPRIIFWFIFVSVTITYVMLYARKIKKDPTKSLMYEEDKKKKASIKQVERKDLTKRQMIIIGTLILTIFTLAFGVMQYGWFIKEIAGLFLLMGIIMGIVAKMRVNEIAESFVKGCEVLVLGALVVGFAYGILAVLEDGMIIDTILYAISNAVSGLPGSLTAIGMYISQSLINFIVPSGSGQAALTMPIMTPLADLVGVDRQTAVLAFQFGDGISNIFTPTSGYFMAGLAAAGIAWTKWVRWIWPLLLIHYTLGAVFVTIAHLFLF; from the coding sequence ATGTCAGAACTTAATGAGAACTACGATGATTCACGTAAACATGGTAAATTTAAAGTTCCGCATGTTTATGTCATTATTTTCTCTTTAATTGTAATTGCTGCTATTTCGACATATTTTATTCCTGCAGGGGAATACGATCGTACAGAAATTGACGGAAGAGCTGTGGTTGTAGATGGATCTTACAAAGGTATCGAGTCTGAACCAGTTGGTTTTTTAGACATATTTCAATCTGTTCATCAAGGTATGGTAAATGGTGCGGAGATTATTTTTTTTATCTTTATTATAGGAGGAGCATTTGGTATTTTTCGAGCAACCGGAGCATTGGATAATGCGGTAACATCGATTACTCAAAAAATGAATGGGAAAGATATTTATCTGATTCCCGTTTTAATGGTGTTCTTTGCACTAGGAGGAGCAATTTTTGGAATGGCAGAGGAAACCATTCCGTATATAATGATAATAACTCCGCTTGCGTTGTTATTAGGGTATGACTCTATTGTTGGTGCAGCTATTGTGCTTGGTGGCGCCTCCGCTGGATTTTCCGCTGCTTTTATGAATCCATTTACAGTAGGAGTAGCCCAAAGCATTGCAGAGTTACCAATCTATTCAGGGTTTGTGCCAAGAATCATTTTCTGGTTTATTTTTGTTAGTGTGACGATTACTTATGTCATGTTATATGCACGTAAAATCAAAAAAGACCCGACAAAAAGTTTAATGTATGAAGAAGATAAGAAGAAAAAAGCGAGCATCAAACAAGTGGAAAGAAAAGATTTGACCAAAAGACAGATGATTATTATTGGAACTTTAATATTGACTATTTTCACATTAGCGTTTGGTGTTATGCAGTATGGATGGTTTATTAAAGAAATTGCCGGTTTATTTCTTTTAATGGGTATCATTATGGGGATAGTAGCTAAAATGCGTGTAAATGAAATCGCAGAGAGTTTTGTTAAAGGGTGTGAAGTATTAGTACTTGGCGCTCTCGTAGTTGGATTCGCTTATGGTATTTTAGCTGTTTTAGAAGATGGTATGATTATAGATACTATTTTATATGCAATTTCCAACGCGGTCAGTGGTCTTCCCGGCAGTTTAACAGCAATAGGGATGTATATTTCCCAGTCTTTGATAAATTTTATTGTTCCATCTGGAAGTGGACAAGCTGCTTTGACAATGCCTATTATGACACCGTTGGCAGACTTAGTTGGTGTTGATCGCCAAACAGCCGTTTTAGCTTTTCAATTTGGTGACGGTATTTCTAATATTTTTACACCAACCTCCGGGTACTTTATGGCAGGATTAGCTGCAGCAGGCATCGCTTGGACAAAGTGGGTGCGTTGGATATGGCCATTATTGTTAATTCATTATACATTAGGTGCTGTATTCGTAACCATTGCTCATTTATTCCTGTTTTAA
- a CDS encoding histidinol-phosphatase HisJ family protein yields MIVDMHNHTYWSSDSNTPLKDNIETAISKGMRSICITDHQDYDATPFPPDYFTFLLNDTGETKPYVNEILNYKELYKDKIEVLLGIELGIQPHLVEMLNQYASEYPFDFIIGSTHRFNELDAEDKKHYESVSIQEACESYFEQELINLKGFKNCDVVGHMDFVLRYCPGAVEYFSYLKFADVLDEILKEVISSGRGLECNTSKFVTKNMINPHLDIFKRYFELGGEIVTFGSDAHTPDRIGEGFNEISEKLKSMGLKYYAVYRNREPEFFKI; encoded by the coding sequence ATGATTGTCGACATGCATAACCATACGTATTGGTCAAGTGATTCAAATACACCCTTAAAAGACAATATTGAAACTGCGATTAGTAAAGGCATGAGAAGTATATGTATTACAGACCATCAAGACTATGACGCAACACCTTTTCCGCCAGATTATTTTACGTTTTTACTTAATGATACGGGCGAAACGAAACCATACGTTAATGAAATTCTTAATTACAAAGAATTATATAAAGATAAAATAGAAGTTCTATTGGGTATTGAATTAGGAATACAACCGCATTTGGTAGAAATGCTTAATCAGTATGCTTCCGAATATCCTTTTGATTTTATTATTGGTTCGACACATCGATTTAATGAATTAGATGCTGAGGATAAAAAGCATTATGAATCTGTATCAATTCAGGAGGCTTGTGAGAGTTATTTTGAACAGGAACTGATTAATCTAAAGGGTTTTAAGAATTGTGATGTTGTAGGACATATGGACTTTGTATTAAGATACTGTCCCGGAGCTGTAGAATATTTTTCATATTTAAAATTTGCGGATGTACTTGATGAAATTTTAAAAGAGGTTATTAGTTCAGGAAGAGGACTTGAATGCAACACATCTAAGTTTGTTACTAAGAATATGATTAATCCACATTTAGATATTTTTAAAAGATATTTTGAATTAGGTGGAGAAATTGTAACTTTTGGTTCTGATGCACATACTCCAGATAGAATAGGTGAAGGCTTCAATGAAATAAGTGAAAAATTAAAGAGTATGGGTTTAAAATATTATGCAGTATACAGAAATCGTGAACCAGAATTTTTTAAAATATAA
- the nhaC gene encoding Na+/H+ antiporter NhaC has translation MKEKIKRKPSLMEALSSVIVLLVIFFFGTLADLPAPALIAIAVAYLIFIGWRCGYTWKEMEEYTAGKIKSAIPAMSILIAVGFLLGSWMFSGTIPMFIYYGVQLVSEQWILASAFILCAVFSMSTGTAWGSAATAGITMMGIAMGMPNVNVAAVAGACYTGAIFGDKLSPLSDTTILAALSTKNDIFDHIKHMTKTVIPAAILGLIIYIVMGINASATGHGLPDETLHLLDTLNTAYDWNIVVLIPLFIVIYGAIRKKPSTVMMVLSSIVAILIGIFYQGYALVDGVIALYDGFDLSMIESANPAFIASDAGAGATELLNRGGLASMLQAFIVIYICFYFAGVMEQIGALEVLLGKLFESIKTRFGLIFATSISVVFLVAVGGSSTLALILTGEMYSDKFKKMGYSTLNLSRTMEDFGTGFAGFVPWSGSGVYYPAVFGVPIISYLPYAFMSYFIWIIAYLYAFTGISIKPLENKTNKHILENKIDDQDFKSKVN, from the coding sequence ATGAAAGAAAAAATAAAAAGAAAACCCTCATTAATGGAAGCGCTGTCATCAGTGATTGTGTTGTTAGTTATTTTCTTTTTTGGGACATTAGCAGATTTACCAGCGCCTGCATTAATTGCCATAGCAGTTGCTTATTTAATATTTATAGGTTGGAGATGTGGGTATACATGGAAAGAAATGGAGGAATATACTGCAGGTAAAATTAAATCAGCAATTCCCGCTATGTCAATTTTAATAGCAGTTGGATTTTTACTTGGTTCATGGATGTTTTCTGGAACGATTCCTATGTTTATTTATTATGGAGTACAATTAGTAAGTGAACAATGGATTTTAGCTTCTGCGTTCATATTATGTGCAGTTTTTTCTATGAGCACAGGTACTGCTTGGGGTTCAGCTGCTACAGCAGGAATTACTATGATGGGTATTGCTATGGGGATGCCAAATGTAAATGTTGCAGCAGTAGCAGGTGCATGTTATACGGGAGCAATATTTGGAGATAAGTTATCACCATTATCTGATACAACGATTTTAGCAGCATTATCCACAAAAAATGATATTTTCGATCATATTAAGCACATGACTAAAACCGTTATTCCAGCTGCAATATTAGGTTTAATTATATACATTGTTATGGGGATAAATGCTAGTGCAACCGGCCACGGATTACCTGATGAAACATTACATCTATTAGACACATTAAATACAGCTTATGACTGGAATATTGTTGTTTTAATCCCGTTATTTATTGTGATTTACGGTGCTATAAGAAAAAAACCGTCTACTGTAATGATGGTTTTATCATCCATTGTAGCAATATTAATTGGTATTTTCTATCAGGGATATGCGTTGGTAGATGGGGTTATTGCTCTTTATGATGGATTTGATTTAAGTATGATTGAAAGTGCAAACCCCGCATTTATAGCCTCTGATGCGGGCGCTGGAGCAACTGAATTATTGAATAGAGGCGGACTAGCTTCTATGTTGCAAGCATTTATCGTGATTTATATTTGTTTTTACTTTGCCGGAGTTATGGAACAAATAGGTGCTTTAGAAGTTTTGTTAGGGAAGTTATTTGAGTCTATAAAGACAAGATTTGGTTTGATATTTGCGACCTCAATTTCAGTAGTCTTTTTAGTGGCGGTAGGTGGAAGTTCGACTTTAGCATTAATACTTACTGGTGAAATGTATTCTGATAAGTTCAAAAAGATGGGATACTCAACTTTGAATTTATCTAGAACTATGGAGGACTTTGGGACTGGTTTTGCTGGTTTTGTACCATGGTCAGGTTCTGGTGTATACTATCCAGCTGTATTTGGAGTTCCTATTATATCCTATTTACCGTATGCTTTTATGAGTTATTTTATTTGGATAATAGCATACCTTTACGCATTTACAGGCATTAGTATAAAACCTTTGGAAAACAAAACAAATAAACATATTTTAGAAAATAAAATAGATGATCAGGATTTCAAAAGTAAAGTAAATTAA
- a CDS encoding aspartate aminotransferase family protein, protein MIDWKTIDEEGLLAPTMAKDFPNLPVKSSEGFYYIGIDGRKYLDFTSGIATENTGHRHPKVVAAIKNQVDHLLHGPIGIINYESILQLAKKLKTILPDSLDCFFFGNSGSEAVEGAVKLARHVTKRPYVVSFLGGFHGRTMGALSLTSSKSKYRRNLPVGGNMSYQLPYAQITETPAGEDPEVYWSEHVEKDFNRLFSHQVDPEEVAAVILEPVLGEGGYVIPPQAWLKKIRGICNKHDILLIFDEIQTGFGRTGDWFAANRFGVIPDIMAIAKGIASGLPLSATVASKKLMEQWTIGSHSTTFGGNPVACAAACVTIDVLKDENLIKNSRILGAYALEKLEKLKENHPVIGNVRGIGLMLGVEIIHPVTGEPNGEGLMKILKKCLDKGVILYLSGNKGEVIRMMPPLTIDKKHLEQGISIIDDAISEYELEMSIINANN, encoded by the coding sequence ATGATTGATTGGAAAACAATAGATGAAGAGGGACTGTTAGCACCAACAATGGCTAAAGATTTTCCCAATCTTCCCGTTAAAAGCTCTGAAGGGTTTTATTATATCGGTATAGATGGGCGTAAATATTTGGATTTCACTTCTGGAATTGCAACAGAAAATACGGGGCATAGACATCCAAAGGTTGTTGCAGCTATTAAAAACCAGGTGGATCATTTACTCCATGGTCCAATTGGTATTATTAATTATGAATCTATTCTTCAATTAGCAAAAAAGTTAAAAACTATTTTACCAGATTCGTTAGATTGTTTCTTCTTTGGTAATAGTGGTTCTGAAGCCGTTGAAGGAGCTGTTAAGTTAGCTAGACATGTGACGAAAAGGCCCTATGTTGTTTCATTCTTAGGAGGGTTTCATGGAAGAACAATGGGGGCGTTGAGCCTGACTTCTTCCAAAAGTAAGTATAGAAGAAATTTACCTGTTGGCGGTAATATGTCGTATCAATTGCCTTACGCACAGATTACAGAGACCCCTGCAGGAGAAGACCCAGAAGTTTATTGGTCCGAACATGTTGAAAAAGATTTTAATCGGTTATTTAGTCATCAAGTTGACCCGGAAGAAGTTGCGGCAGTTATTTTAGAGCCAGTATTGGGTGAAGGAGGGTATGTTATTCCTCCGCAAGCCTGGTTAAAGAAAATTCGTGGAATTTGCAATAAGCATGATATTTTATTGATATTTGATGAAATTCAAACAGGTTTTGGAAGGACCGGTGACTGGTTTGCGGCAAATAGATTTGGAGTAATTCCAGATATTATGGCAATCGCAAAAGGAATAGCCAGTGGGCTACCGTTGAGTGCTACAGTGGCTTCTAAAAAGCTGATGGAGCAATGGACAATTGGGAGTCATAGTACAACTTTTGGAGGAAATCCAGTTGCATGTGCAGCTGCATGTGTAACTATTGATGTATTAAAAGATGAAAATCTAATTAAAAATTCTAGAATTTTAGGGGCTTATGCATTGGAAAAGTTAGAAAAACTGAAAGAAAATCACCCAGTGATTGGTAATGTACGAGGGATTGGATTGATGTTAGGGGTTGAAATTATTCATCCAGTGACTGGTGAACCAAATGGAGAAGGATTAATGAAGATACTTAAAAAATGTCTTGATAAAGGAGTAATCCTCTACCTAAGTGGAAATAAAGGCGAGGTAATACGAATGATGCCACCACTAACGATAGATAAAAAACATTTGGAACAAGGTATTTCTATAATTGATGACGCGATATCGGAATATGAGTTAGAAATGAGTATAATCAATGCAAATAATTAA
- a CDS encoding winged helix-turn-helix domain-containing protein has protein sequence MQLTNAEFDILSLLVNHPEHAFSKKEIYERIWKGTYLGDDNTISVHVSNLRKKIAEITSDEYIKTIWGVGFMLV, from the coding sequence TTGCAATTAACGAATGCAGAATTTGATATTCTGTCCTTATTGGTAAATCATCCGGAGCATGCTTTTTCCAAAAAGGAGATTTATGAAAGAATCTGGAAAGGGACCTACTTAGGCGATGACAATACCATTAGTGTTCATGTCTCCAATCTTCGCAAAAAAATTGCTGAAATCACTTCTGATGAGTATATAAAAACAATTTGGGGAGTAGGCTTCATGCTGGTTTAA
- a CDS encoding response regulator transcription factor, producing MNEGKRILIVEDDQEIGRLLSVILTKSGMVSVLAYSGTEGLLQLQNNTYDLIILDLMLPGVSGEELINHVRKESYIPIIVISAKIDIEDKVQVLKMGADDYITKPFNQEEVVG from the coding sequence ATGAATGAGGGTAAAAGGATTTTAATAGTTGAAGACGATCAAGAAATTGGTAGGCTACTAAGTGTAATTTTAACAAAATCAGGCATGGTTTCGGTTCTGGCTTATTCTGGTACAGAAGGGCTGTTACAGTTGCAAAATAATACATACGATTTAATTATATTGGACTTGATGTTACCAGGAGTAAGCGGGGAAGAATTAATAAACCATGTCAGGAAAGAGAGTTACATTCCAATTATTGTAATTTCAGCCAAGATTGATATAGAAGATAAAGTACAAGTATTGAAAATGGGGGCAGACGATTATATAACCAAGCCCTTTAATCAAGAAGAGGTTGTTGGCTAG
- a CDS encoding heptaprenylglyceryl phosphate synthase, with translation MKEWKHIFKLDPAKEISNENLEKICESGTDAIMVGGTDHVTLDGVLDLLSRIRRYTVPCLLEISNMEAITPGFDYYFIPMVFNATDKKWMMDIQHQAIKQYKDIMDWNEIFVEGYCILNEQAKAFSKTSCELPDTDDVIAYAYMAEHVFHLPIFYMEYSGTYGDPELVKQVKNELNETMLFYGGGIETKEQAAKMHEHADVVIVGNSIYTNLKQALKTVKAVKN, from the coding sequence ATGAAGGAATGGAAGCACATATTTAAATTGGATCCGGCGAAGGAAATTTCCAATGAAAACTTGGAGAAAATATGTGAATCAGGAACAGATGCCATCATGGTTGGCGGAACCGATCATGTTACATTGGATGGTGTGCTGGATTTATTATCACGCATACGCCGTTATACGGTTCCTTGTCTATTGGAGATTTCCAATATGGAGGCTATTACACCTGGATTTGATTATTATTTTATTCCGATGGTATTCAATGCAACGGATAAGAAGTGGATGATGGATATCCAACATCAGGCCATTAAACAATATAAAGACATCATGGATTGGAATGAAATTTTCGTTGAGGGATATTGCATCTTAAACGAACAGGCAAAAGCATTCAGCAAAACCAGTTGCGAATTGCCTGATACAGATGATGTAATTGCCTATGCTTATATGGCTGAGCATGTCTTTCATTTACCAATCTTTTATATGGAATATAGTGGCACATACGGAGACCCTGAGCTCGTCAAACAGGTGAAAAATGAGTTGAACGAGACAATGCTATTTTATGGTGGTGGCATTGAAACCAAAGAACAGGCTGCAAAAATGCATGAACATGCTGATGTGGTAATCGTCGGAAATAGTATATATACAAACTTGAAACAAGCGCTAAAGACAGTAAAAGCAGTGAAAAATTAA